The following proteins are encoded in a genomic region of Zea mays cultivar B73 chromosome 9, Zm-B73-REFERENCE-NAM-5.0, whole genome shotgun sequence:
- the LOC103639066 gene encoding premnaspirodiene oxygenase gives MDRHSLLYQSLIFSVVTIALIRVLKLFLTTRAPKVRLPPGPGKLPVIGSMHHLMNALPHRALRDLARVHGPLMMLQLGGTPLVVVSSKEMARKVLKTHDANFANRARLLGGDIVLYGWSDIVFSPTGEYWRKLRQLCIAEILGPKRVLTFRHIREQEMAAEVARIRAAGPSTPVELNAMFINLANTIVARASFGNVQGNAENFLSAISAGVVLTSGFTVPDLFPTWRPVLAAVTGMRHALEQVHRTVDTTLQGMIKERRRIRGTKRQGEQDENLVDVLLGLQERGGLGFNLTENSIKAVLFDMFSAGSGTLAASLSWGMSELMLNKRAMSKLQGEIRQAFHGKATVTEADIQASSLPYLKLVIKETLRLHPPAPLLVPRESIEACEIEGYTVPARSRVVVNVWAIGRDPKCWDDADEFKPERFEDGMVDFNGTCYEYLPFGAGRRMCPGIAYALPVMETMLVQLLYHFDWLLPDGVSELDMAEMRGLGARRKSPLLLCATPFAIPESTTSEVPR, from the exons ATGGACCGCCACAGTCTTCTCTACCAATCCCTGATCTTCTCCGTAGTCACCATAGCGCTGATCCGCGTCCTGAAGCTCTTCCTGACGACAAGAGCGCCTAAGGTGAGGCTCCCGCCGGGGCCGGGGAAGCTGCCGGTCATCGGGAGCATGCACCACCTCATGAACGCGCTCCCGCATCGCGCGCTACGGGACCTCGCCCGCGTTCACGGCCCGCTCATGATGCTGCAGCTAGGCGGGACGCCACTGGTGGTCGTGTCGTCCAAGGAGATGGCGCGCAAGGTGCTCAAGACGCACGACGCCAACTTCGCCAACCGCGCCAGGCTCCTGGGCGGCGACATCGTGCTCTACGGCTGGTCGGACATAGTCTTCTCGCCGACCGGGGAATACTGGCGCAAGCTCCGGCAGCTTTGTATCGCCGAGATCCTCGGCCCAAAGCGTGTGCTCACCTTCCGCCACATAAGGGAACAAGAG ATGGCGGCTGAGGTGGCAAGGATACGAGCGGCCGGGCCATCCACGCCGGTGGAACTCAACGCAATGTTCATCAACTTGGCCAACACCATCGTCGCCCGTGCATCGTTTGGCAATGTGCAGGGGAACGCCGAAAACTTCCTGTCGGCAATCAGTGCTGGCGTTGTCTTGACGAGCGGGTTCACGGTCCCCGACCTCTTCCCGACCTGGAGACCCGTGCTCGCCGCAGTGACCGGCATGCGCCATGCCCTCGAGCAAGTCCACAGGACGGTGGACACCACCCTCCAGGGCATGATAAAGGAGAGGAGACGCATCCGGGGCACCAAGCGGCAGGGCGAGCAGGACGAGAACCTGGTTGACGTTCTCCTCGGCTTGCAAGAGAGAGGAGGCCTGGGGTTCAATCTAACTGAGAACAGCATTAAGGCCGTATTGTTCGACATGTTCTCGGCTGGATCGGGGACATTAGCAGCATCGCTTAGCTGGGGCATGTCAGAGCTGATGCTGAACAAGAGAGCCATGAGCAAGCTGCAGGGCGAGATCCGGCAGGCATTCCATGGCAAGGCGACGGTGACCGAAGCCGACATCCAGGCAAGCAGCCTCCCCTACCTGAAGCTCGTCATAAAAGAGACACTCCGGCTGCATCCGCCGGCCCCGCTCCTGGTGCCCAGAGAGAGCATCGAAGCCTGCGAGATCGAGGGCTACACGGTTCCAGCCAGGTCCCGTGTCGTTGTGAATGTGTGGGCGATTGGGAGGGACCCAAAGTGCTGGGATGACGCCGATGAGTTCAAGCCCGAGCGCTTCGAGGATGGCATGGTGGATTTCAATGGGACCTGCTACGAGTACCTGCCGTTCGGTGCAGGAAGGAGGATGTGCCCCGGCATCGCCTACGCGCTCCCCGTCATGGAGACGATGCTCGTCCAGCTTCTCTATCACTTCGACTGGTTGCTGCCGGATGGTGTGAGCGAGCTGGACATGGCGGAGATGCGTGGCCTTGGAGCCCGTCGTAAGTCGCCGCTCCTGCTCTGCGCCACACCATTCGCCATTCCCGAATCTACGACTTCTGAAGTACCCCGCTGA